A genomic segment from Gilvibacter sp. SZ-19 encodes:
- a CDS encoding 16S rRNA (uracil(1498)-N(3))-methyltransferase produces the protein MQLFYQPELDTNSTSVGFDKEESRHITRVLRKSTGDLIHITNGKGLMFQGELGLVEPKHCEAYITKVEKLPALPYRLHLAVAPTKSNDRFEWFLEKATEIGISRITPLLCDHSERKQINWERYHKILVSAMKQSLQAHLPELVELTSFSNFIDEQAALKGIKAIAHCEESSKTPLKTLLGEQESVDILVLIGPEGDFSPAEIEKAVTAGFEATSLGEQRLRTETAALVACHTAALIRS, from the coding sequence ATGCAGCTATTCTATCAACCTGAATTAGACACCAACAGTACCAGTGTAGGCTTTGACAAAGAAGAAAGTCGCCACATTACTCGCGTACTTAGAAAGTCTACCGGAGACCTTATTCACATTACCAATGGAAAGGGATTGATGTTCCAAGGAGAATTGGGACTGGTAGAACCCAAACATTGCGAGGCTTATATTACCAAGGTTGAAAAATTACCGGCATTGCCCTACCGACTGCATTTGGCCGTTGCTCCTACAAAATCCAACGATCGGTTTGAATGGTTTTTAGAGAAAGCTACGGAGATAGGCATTAGTCGAATTACACCCTTGTTGTGTGACCACAGCGAACGCAAGCAGATCAATTGGGAACGTTACCACAAGATCTTGGTGAGTGCCATGAAGCAATCTCTGCAAGCACACTTACCGGAATTGGTCGAGCTTACCTCATTTTCAAATTTTATCGATGAGCAAGCCGCCCTTAAGGGAATCAAAGCCATAGCCCACTGTGAGGAAAGCTCCAAAACTCCACTTAAAACCTTGCTAGGCGAGCAAGAATCTGTGGATATACTTGTGCTAATTGGTCCGGAAGGTGACTTTAGCCCTGCGGAGATAGAAAAAGCGGTTACGGCGGGCTTTGAGGCTACAAGTCTGGGAGAGCAGCGTCTGCGTACAGAAACTGCCGCGCTAGTGGCTTGTCATACTGCAGCTTTGATTCGGTCTTAA
- the tsaD gene encoding tRNA (adenosine(37)-N6)-threonylcarbamoyltransferase complex transferase subunit TsaD translates to MAKPTYILGIESSCDDTSAAVIANGRMLSNVVATQKIHEQYGGVVPELASRAHQQNIVPVVHQALAQANIAKKDLSAIAFTSGPGLMGSLLVGTSFAKSLAMGLNIPLIDVHHMRAHILAHFIEVEGQTPPEFPFLALTISGGHTQLVRVNDYFDMELLGETIDDAVGECFDKSGKILGLPYPGGPLFDKLAQQGNPKAFPFPKPKVGPYEFSFSGLKTAVLYFVQKNTAENPNFIEENLKDICASVQYTIVDYIMDKLKNAVRDTGIKRVAIGGGVSANSGIRQAMVDAKTELGWETFIPPFQFCTDNAGMIAMVGQLKYERENFAGYELHAKARLPFTRPAEI, encoded by the coding sequence ATGGCTAAGCCAACTTATATTTTGGGAATTGAATCTTCATGTGATGACACTAGTGCCGCTGTCATTGCAAACGGTAGAATGCTTTCCAATGTTGTTGCTACACAAAAAATACACGAGCAGTATGGCGGGGTTGTTCCAGAGCTTGCCTCCAGAGCGCATCAGCAAAATATTGTTCCAGTGGTTCATCAGGCCTTAGCTCAAGCAAATATCGCAAAAAAAGACCTAAGCGCCATAGCATTTACCAGTGGTCCTGGGCTTATGGGTTCGCTCTTGGTTGGCACCTCATTTGCCAAGTCTTTGGCCATGGGATTAAACATTCCCCTAATCGATGTACACCATATGCGGGCACATATTTTAGCGCATTTCATCGAGGTAGAAGGCCAAACGCCACCCGAATTTCCTTTCCTTGCCCTGACCATAAGCGGCGGCCACACCCAATTGGTTCGTGTGAACGACTATTTTGATATGGAGCTCTTAGGAGAGACCATAGACGATGCTGTAGGCGAATGCTTTGACAAATCAGGAAAGATTCTTGGCTTGCCTTACCCTGGAGGCCCACTCTTTGATAAATTGGCCCAGCAGGGGAATCCGAAGGCCTTTCCTTTTCCAAAACCAAAGGTTGGCCCCTATGAATTCAGCTTTAGTGGCCTTAAAACAGCTGTGCTTTATTTTGTGCAGAAGAATACAGCAGAGAATCCGAACTTTATAGAAGAGAACCTGAAAGATATCTGCGCCAGTGTACAGTATACCATAGTGGATTACATTATGGATAAACTTAAGAATGCCGTTCGCGACACAGGTATTAAGCGTGTGGCCATAGGCGGAGGAGTTTCTGCAAATAGTGGCATTCGCCAAGCCATGGTAGATGCCAAGACGGAACTGGGCTGGGAAACCTTTATTCCACCTTTCCAGTTTTGTACCGACAATGCAGGCATGATCGCAATGGTTGGCCAACTCAAATACGAGCGCGAGAATTTTGCGGGTTATGAATTACACGCCAAAGCCCGTTTACCCTTTACCCGTCCGGCAGAAATCTAG
- a CDS encoding translocation/assembly module TamB domain-containing protein has translation MSALKKYRKRIQRIFLFLLIFLVSLIILISLPPVQTAIAKEITKSVNEKFKTDINIDRVGLSWNGDLVLRKLLIKDHKADTLLFSEKVSASILSFRSIYEGSPDLSHVDFEGLDFYLTTYKDEQDDNLTLFIERFENDNPPSGEPFVLMAEEVNMEDSHIRIRDENQELELLFDFRDLILNAQDLKIVDDKVSLWVTHLYFNERNDICVNHMSGHYTYGPAHMEIKDLRLQTAYSNIGASVMLDYPDKLGDFINKVTITANFEPSAISTNDLSAFYDEFGRDETLILSGEFKGTLNDFVFNTNNTRFRSTRIRGRYQGKNLLSTENGFSVSSGNHNISTSYTDLKRLLPNTFADLPQELMSLGVFDVNGSSTVTGTTLESDVYIATGLGDLQTVFKMGRINEIDNATYKGFLRMDQFNLGTFVGTSAIGVLDGSLNFDGRGFNVETVKSKINGRLNTLEIMDYPYRGVRVSGTLQKPEFNGAFTVNDPNLRMDFEGLIDVSKAINRYDFTANVDYADLNKLNLVKRDSISIFSGSILMDMTGTNVDDAVGMIEFKETIYQNLEDYYYFDDLIVEAGNLGEEREIKIISPDVVNGRLVGKFKIMDLPNLFRNGVGSIYANYQPIEVTTNQYLDYEFEVFSKIVDVFVPEIKLGENSRVTGSVSSDESEFKLNFNSPEIGVYGNYLGNIKLRVDNDNPLFNTYIQVDSVDLGFYDLKDMELINFTLKDTLFIRSEFAGGKDNADKYNLSLYHTINPEGKSVVGVKRSTVEFKEKTWYINKNNNRLNKIVFDNNFKDVRIDSLVMNHKEQSIQMAGFLRGTDYKDFKLNFTDVDIGNITPVVENLDLYGIVNGRLNFLQRDGAYYPDSNVRISDVSINDVYYGDLVMKVTGNEDLSQYDVNCTLSSGSVKAISAVGGIDLRPREPQIALDVRLDRLNLSALTPFGTDVITDIRGFASGFARVSGSYKNPDIKGKISMDAAGLAIPYLNVDYAFDDAAELFINGGRWDLGNIPLKDTKYGSGGILSGYVTHQKFQTWNLNLKVVTDNLLVLDTPFEEDALYYGTAFVSGETDIYGPTDALTIDVIATTEPNTVFNIPLSDVEALGEEGYIRFLSPEEKAARLRGEAIAQEKITGLEMNFDLDINENALLEVVIDQKSGSKLRGRGAGIILVELNTLGKFNMWGDFRVIEGKYDFKYQNIISKTIDVDDDGLITWNGDPTRANLDIKARYKTTANPSVLLDNPGANRKINVDAVVALSGEILKPELDFFVEFPRANNVVAEELKDKLRSKEQREQQAIFLLAIDQFQDTAGGFDNPVGSVVSQAVGSVLNDLLNDKDSKLNIEVAYDVGDRRPDLDTGDRFRTTISANITDRIIINGEVGIPVGGVNDTQVAGDVEIQWLINEDGSLRMNFFNRQAQIQFIGEQLNFEQGAGISYTVDFDTFRELVKKIFNKNIELEADSTLNVVPDDSDPDLGPVNFGGRKNDN, from the coding sequence TTGAGCGCTCTGAAAAAATACCGAAAACGAATCCAGCGGATCTTTTTGTTCCTGCTGATCTTTTTGGTGTCGCTCATTATCCTTATCTCGCTGCCTCCGGTACAAACGGCTATAGCTAAAGAGATCACCAAATCAGTAAATGAGAAGTTCAAGACCGATATCAACATTGATCGTGTAGGCCTTAGTTGGAACGGCGATCTGGTGCTGCGCAAATTGCTCATCAAAGATCACAAAGCAGATACTTTGCTTTTTTCTGAAAAGGTTTCCGCTTCTATCCTCAGCTTTCGGAGCATCTACGAGGGCAGTCCAGACCTAAGTCATGTAGATTTTGAAGGCCTGGATTTTTATCTGACCACCTATAAAGACGAACAAGACGATAACCTGACCTTGTTCATCGAGCGTTTTGAAAACGACAATCCACCAAGCGGTGAACCCTTTGTTCTTATGGCAGAGGAAGTAAATATGGAAGATTCGCATATTCGTATCCGCGATGAGAATCAGGAGCTCGAATTGCTTTTCGATTTTAGAGATCTGATCTTAAATGCCCAAGATCTTAAAATCGTAGACGATAAGGTCAGTTTGTGGGTGACCCATTTGTACTTTAACGAAAGGAACGACATCTGCGTGAATCACATGAGTGGCCATTATACGTATGGGCCGGCACATATGGAGATCAAAGACCTCCGCCTTCAGACGGCTTATTCGAACATTGGTGCTTCTGTAATGTTGGACTATCCGGACAAATTGGGAGATTTTATCAACAAGGTGACCATTACGGCCAACTTTGAGCCTTCTGCCATTAGCACTAACGATCTGAGCGCATTTTACGACGAATTCGGTCGTGACGAGACTTTAATTCTATCCGGGGAATTCAAAGGGACCTTGAATGACTTTGTATTTAATACGAACAACACCAGATTCAGATCTACGCGAATCCGGGGGCGATATCAAGGGAAGAATCTTTTGAGCACGGAGAACGGATTTAGTGTCTCCTCGGGCAACCACAACATATCTACCAGTTATACAGATCTAAAGCGACTATTGCCAAATACCTTTGCAGACCTGCCTCAGGAACTGATGAGTCTAGGTGTCTTTGATGTTAACGGAAGTTCTACAGTGACAGGAACCACCCTAGAATCCGATGTCTATATTGCCACTGGTTTAGGAGATCTGCAGACGGTGTTTAAAATGGGGCGGATCAATGAGATTGACAATGCCACCTACAAAGGGTTTCTGCGGATGGATCAGTTCAATTTGGGCACCTTTGTCGGCACCTCTGCCATCGGGGTCTTAGACGGATCCCTAAACTTTGATGGGCGTGGCTTCAACGTAGAAACCGTCAAGTCTAAGATTAATGGTCGTCTCAACACTTTAGAGATCATGGACTACCCGTATCGAGGGGTTCGGGTAAGTGGTACTTTACAAAAGCCGGAGTTTAACGGAGCCTTTACGGTCAACGACCCGAACTTACGCATGGATTTTGAAGGCTTGATCGATGTGTCTAAAGCCATTAATCGCTACGATTTTACGGCCAATGTAGACTATGCTGACTTAAACAAGCTCAATCTGGTCAAAAGAGATTCTATCAGTATTTTTTCTGGTTCCATCCTTATGGACATGACCGGCACCAATGTGGATGATGCTGTAGGAATGATAGAATTCAAGGAGACCATCTATCAGAATCTGGAAGACTATTATTATTTCGACGATCTGATCGTGGAAGCCGGAAATCTTGGAGAAGAGCGCGAAATAAAGATCATTTCTCCGGATGTGGTCAATGGCCGATTGGTAGGGAAATTCAAGATCATGGACCTGCCAAACCTGTTTCGCAATGGAGTAGGGAGTATTTATGCCAATTATCAGCCCATAGAGGTTACCACCAACCAATATCTGGATTACGAATTTGAGGTATTCAGTAAGATCGTAGATGTCTTTGTACCCGAGATCAAACTCGGGGAGAATTCTAGGGTAACGGGTTCTGTCTCCTCTGATGAGTCTGAGTTCAAACTCAACTTCAATTCCCCTGAAATAGGTGTCTACGGCAACTATTTGGGCAATATCAAACTCCGTGTAGACAACGACAACCCACTTTTTAATACCTATATACAAGTAGACTCCGTAGATCTCGGCTTTTACGATCTCAAGGATATGGAGCTGATCAACTTTACCTTAAAAGACACCCTTTTTATCAGGTCTGAGTTCGCGGGCGGAAAAGACAATGCAGACAAGTACAATCTGTCTTTGTATCACACCATAAATCCCGAAGGAAAATCTGTGGTAGGGGTTAAGCGATCTACCGTGGAGTTCAAGGAGAAGACCTGGTATATCAATAAGAATAACAACAGGCTAAACAAGATCGTCTTTGACAATAACTTTAAAGATGTACGGATTGATTCCTTGGTCATGAATCACAAGGAACAGTCTATACAAATGGCTGGCTTTTTAAGAGGGACCGACTACAAGGACTTTAAGTTGAACTTTACCGATGTGGACATTGGCAATATTACGCCGGTGGTTGAGAATCTAGATCTTTACGGCATAGTCAATGGTCGCTTGAATTTCTTGCAACGCGATGGCGCGTATTATCCGGATTCCAATGTGCGGATCTCAGACGTAAGTATCAATGATGTTTACTACGGAGATCTGGTCATGAAGGTCACCGGAAACGAAGATCTCTCCCAATACGATGTCAATTGTACGCTGAGTAGTGGGAGCGTAAAGGCCATTTCTGCCGTCGGTGGAATAGACTTAAGACCGCGCGAACCGCAAATAGCCCTCGATGTGCGTTTGGATCGTTTGAACCTCAGTGCATTGACGCCTTTTGGAACAGACGTAATAACCGATATACGCGGCTTTGCCAGTGGTTTTGCCAGAGTAAGTGGTAGTTATAAGAACCCAGATATTAAAGGAAAGATAAGTATGGATGCAGCTGGTTTGGCTATCCCGTATCTCAATGTGGATTACGCCTTTGATGATGCCGCGGAGTTGTTTATTAACGGCGGCCGCTGGGATCTTGGTAACATCCCGCTTAAGGATACCAAATACGGTTCTGGAGGTATCTTGTCCGGTTATGTGACTCATCAAAAGTTCCAAACTTGGAATTTGAATCTCAAGGTAGTAACAGACAATTTATTGGTGCTAGACACCCCATTTGAAGAAGACGCCTTATACTATGGAACCGCCTTTGTAAGCGGTGAGACGGATATTTATGGCCCTACCGATGCCTTGACCATAGACGTAATAGCGACCACAGAACCGAATACGGTTTTCAATATTCCGCTAAGTGATGTAGAGGCGCTAGGAGAAGAGGGTTATATTCGTTTTCTGTCTCCAGAAGAGAAGGCAGCACGCCTTAGAGGAGAGGCCATAGCCCAAGAAAAGATCACTGGTTTGGAGATGAACTTCGACTTGGATATTAATGAAAATGCGCTCTTGGAGGTTGTGATAGATCAGAAGAGCGGTTCCAAGCTCAGAGGGCGGGGTGCAGGAATTATACTGGTGGAGCTCAACACCCTGGGTAAATTCAATATGTGGGGTGATTTTAGAGTGATAGAGGGGAAGTATGACTTCAAATATCAAAACATCATCTCCAAGACCATAGACGTGGATGACGATGGTCTTATTACCTGGAACGGAGATCCAACCCGCGCCAATCTAGACATTAAAGCCCGTTACAAGACCACGGCAAACCCTTCGGTGCTCTTAGATAATCCTGGAGCCAACAGAAAGATAAACGTAGACGCTGTGGTGGCCCTAAGTGGAGAGATCCTAAAGCCTGAGCTCGATTTCTTTGTGGAATTCCCACGCGCTAATAATGTAGTGGCAGAAGAGCTTAAAGACAAGCTGCGCTCTAAAGAACAGCGCGAACAACAAGCAATATTCTTATTGGCCATAGATCAGTTCCAAGATACGGCCGGTGGTTTTGACAATCCGGTTGGTAGCGTGGTATCTCAAGCGGTGGGCTCTGTCCTTAACGACTTGCTCAACGACAAGGACTCTAAGCTGAATATAGAAGTGGCTTACGATGTAGGAGACAGACGTCCAGACCTAGATACCGGCGACAGATTCAGAACTACTATCTCTGCAAATATTACAGACCGGATTATTATTAACGGTGAAGTTGGGATCCCTGTTGGGGGAGTTAACGATACCCAAGTGGCTGGAGACGTGGAGATCCAGTGGCTTATCAATGAGGACGGTTCGCTGCGGATGAATTTCTTTAATCGTCAGGCGCAGATCCAGTTCATTGGAGAACAGCTCAACTTTGAACAGGGAGCAGGTATTTCTTATACTGTGGATTTTGACACCTTTAGAGAATTGGTCAAAAAGATCTTTAATAAGAATATCGAATTGGAGGCAGACAGTACTCTAAATGTGGTTCCAGATGACTCAGACCCAGATCTAGGCCCTGTAAATTTTGGCGGAAGGAAGAACGATAATTAA
- a CDS encoding RagB/SusD family nutrient uptake outer membrane protein, which produces MKKLFIYIASASLLFAGCRDATDILPVDSVAAEGALTTPEDIDLALSGAYAAYNPQLIIQFSSRFADDLRFGNANGGQGTVEHNQTINAGSGVVNNIYSSYYAVINRANRVLEAISVIDSSDLTPEQLDRLSQIEGQALALRALAHFDLLTVFAPGFADNDLGVPYIDFVVILELPSRDSVGDVFAGILSDLDAADALLEDSVNIFLNKDFIKALKARIALYRGDYTQAIGMADQLIATYPLATPEQYIAMYADADNTEVIFKASRTVADARAGGLFYFTGTGGAFFEMSFGLFDSLDPADVRYDVLLDDDVDGGTIDPVSNPPETLFIKKYPGRDGQFGLNDLKLYRVAEQYLIKAEAQARLGQLAEAALTIDALRDARFGSDQPAPNYSSVLEAITDILSERRKELAYEGHRFIDLRRTRDLTGLGIVRNEADCGGPTPCELLPSDFRFTLPIPQAEIDVNPNIEQNPGYDTN; this is translated from the coding sequence ATGAAGAAGTTATTTATATATATCGCCTCGGCAAGCCTGCTATTTGCAGGGTGCCGAGATGCTACAGACATACTTCCGGTAGATTCGGTTGCTGCAGAAGGAGCCTTGACCACTCCGGAAGACATAGACCTTGCCCTCAGTGGGGCGTATGCGGCTTACAATCCGCAGCTGATTATACAGTTCTCCTCTCGCTTTGCAGACGATCTGCGTTTTGGTAATGCCAACGGTGGTCAGGGAACAGTAGAACACAATCAGACCATCAACGCAGGGAGTGGCGTTGTAAACAATATCTACTCCAGTTATTATGCGGTGATCAATCGGGCCAATCGGGTGCTGGAGGCCATTTCGGTAATCGACAGCAGTGACTTAACGCCAGAACAGCTAGATCGTTTGTCACAGATAGAAGGGCAGGCCTTGGCTTTGAGAGCCTTGGCGCATTTTGACCTTTTGACGGTGTTTGCACCAGGATTTGCCGATAATGACCTGGGTGTGCCTTATATCGACTTTGTGGTGATCTTAGAATTGCCGAGTCGCGATAGCGTAGGCGACGTTTTTGCAGGAATCTTAAGTGACTTAGATGCTGCGGATGCGCTTTTGGAAGATTCTGTGAATATCTTTCTTAACAAGGACTTTATCAAAGCCTTGAAAGCGCGTATTGCCTTATATAGAGGTGATTACACGCAGGCTATTGGTATGGCAGATCAGCTTATTGCCACTTATCCTTTAGCGACTCCGGAGCAGTACATCGCCATGTATGCCGATGCGGATAATACCGAGGTCATATTCAAGGCCTCGCGCACGGTGGCAGATGCCAGAGCTGGTGGTCTGTTCTATTTTACAGGTACCGGGGGAGCATTCTTTGAGATGTCCTTTGGTCTCTTTGATTCCTTGGACCCTGCAGATGTTCGCTATGATGTGCTCCTAGACGATGATGTTGACGGCGGTACCATAGATCCGGTGAGTAATCCTCCGGAGACCTTATTTATCAAGAAATATCCGGGACGCGACGGACAGTTTGGGTTGAACGACCTAAAACTCTATCGCGTAGCCGAACAATATTTAATAAAAGCTGAGGCCCAAGCCCGCTTGGGGCAATTGGCCGAGGCAGCACTAACCATCGATGCCCTTCGTGACGCGCGCTTTGGATCCGATCAGCCGGCTCCTAATTATTCCTCTGTTCTCGAAGCCATTACTGACATTTTAAGTGAGCGCCGCAAAGAATTAGCCTATGAAGGGCATCGATTTATCGACTTGAGAAGAACTCGAGACCTTACGGGTCTTGGGATCGTGCGGAACGAAGCCGATTGCGGCGGGCCTACGCCTTGTGAACTCTTGCCAAGTGATTTTAGATTCACTTTGCCTATTCCGCAAGCCGAGATCGATGTAAACCCGAATATTGAACAGAATCCAGGTTATGACACCAATTAA
- a CDS encoding RidA family protein: MAKKIINTTDAPAPIGPYSQAVMYGDMLYTSGQIAIDPTSGEMVMESIQAETRQVMENLKAVLAAADMSFENVIKTTIFLNDMGQFAEVNAIYGEYFDADTAPARETVQVANLPKYVNVEIGMIAGR; encoded by the coding sequence ATGGCAAAAAAGATCATTAATACTACCGATGCCCCTGCACCTATTGGGCCCTATTCTCAAGCTGTGATGTACGGCGATATGCTGTATACTTCAGGACAGATCGCGATAGATCCTACGAGTGGCGAAATGGTGATGGAATCGATTCAAGCGGAGACCAGACAGGTCATGGAGAATTTAAAGGCTGTCTTGGCTGCTGCGGATATGAGCTTTGAGAACGTTATTAAAACCACGATTTTCTTAAATGACATGGGGCAGTTTGCCGAGGTGAACGCCATTTACGGAGAATACTTTGACGCAGATACTGCGCCTGCCAGAGAGACGGTGCAAGTGGCCAATTTGCCCAAATACGTCAATGTAGAGATCGGGATGATCGCCGGACGTTAA